One window of the Zygotorulaspora mrakii chromosome 6, complete sequence genome contains the following:
- the CSC1 gene encoding Csc1p (similar to Saccharomyces cerevisiae YLR241W; ancestral locus Anc_8.400) produces the protein MFSKAIELLGLYDRREDIDSNQGHDFRKPTAQVVSAQLYTATLMGLFALLSFSLLLQKLPKLYASRRYKDNGSLRLPSWEEGKLFSWLTVIYKIRDEQVLEYAGLDAFVFLGFFKMCIKLLSVCCVFSVCIISPIRYHFTGSYDDGDDNNHKLNILLKFVKRSSIPSGEDTQPEGARGYLWMYVIFTYFFTCLAIHLLVSQTVLVVNTRQAYLGKQNTVTDKTIRLTGIPIELRDPEALKNKIEQLKIGKVSSVTICREWGPLNRLFRYRENVILQLESKYAECPPEHRDREAYSENYNLQRNTGELGSSPNPISREVIHTDDNEDDLLYPQKALQRPMMRTGFLKLFGPKVDAINHLEKQLRFIDQEISEARKKHYSATTTAFVTMDSVANAQMAAQAVLDHRVHYSIANLAPAPHDIKWENVCLSRKERLTKVYCVTAFIGLSSLFLIIPVSYLATLLNLKTISRFWPSLGALLKENKWAQNLVTGLLPTYLFTLLNIVIPYFYEYLTSRQGLVSHSEEELSLVSKNFFYIFVNLFLVFTLAGTASNYWGYLSDTTKIAYQLATSVKEFSLFYVDLIILQGIGVFPFKLLLVGSMIGFPFVKIKSKTPRQQRELYNPPIFNFGLQLPQPILILIITLIYSVMSTKILVSGLAYFFVGFYVYKYQLIFATDHLPHSTGKVWPLIYRRIMAGLLLFQLTMAGTLAGFESGWILSSCLFPLPFITCSFWWDFEKHYMPLGKYIALSSIREHEEEHTLVSSPADTDTYDYPYLVHGLEGPILE, from the coding sequence ATGTTCAGCAAAGCTATTGAGCTACTTGGGCTATATGATAGAAGAGAGGATATCGATTCAAATCAGGGGCATGATTTTCGCAAACCAACTGCCCAGGTGGTTAGTGCACAACTTTACACCGCTACACTAATGGGTCTATTTGCActattatcattttcactTCTTCTGCAGAAACTACCTAAGCTATATGCAAGCCGAAGATATAAAGATAACGGCAGCTTGCGACTCCCATCGTGGGAAGAAGGGAAGCTATTCAGCTGGCTGACCGTCATTTACAAGATTCGCGACGAACAAGTCCTAGAGTACGCAGGCTTAGATGCCTTTGTATTCTTAGGGTTCTTTAAAATGTGCATTAAGTTACTGTCTGTTTGTTGCGTGTTTTCGGTGTGCATTATCTCACCAATTAGATATCATTTTACTGGGAGTTATGATGACGGAGATGACAACAATCACAAATTGAATATCCTTTTGAAATTCGTTAAACGGTCTAGTATCCCCTCTGGTGAAGATACCCAACCAGAAGGAGCTAGAGGATATTTGTGGATGTATGTGATCTTCACATACTTTTTCACATGCTTGGCAATACATCTATTGGTTTCCCAAACAGTTCTCGTAGTCAACACTAGACAAGCATATTTGGGGAAGCAGAATACAGTAACAGATAAAACCATTAGGCTAACTGGAATACCCATCGAACTTCGAGATCCCGAAGCTCTGAAGAATAAAATAGAGCAGCTTAAAATTGGTAAAGTGTCTTCTGTAACCATTTGCCGCGAATGGGGCCCTCTAAACAGGCTCTTCCGCTATAGAGAGAATGTCATTCTTCAACTGGAAAGCAAGTATGCAGAGTGTCCACCTGAACATCGTGATCGTGAAGCGTACTCTGAAAATTATAATTTACAAAGGAATACTGGGGAACTGGGCAGCTCTCCAAATCCAATTTCTCGAGAAGTTATTCATAcggatgataatgaagatgatctGCTATATCCTCAAAAAGCCCTTCAAAGACCAATGATGCGAACAggctttttgaaattattcgGGCCAAAAGTAGATGCCATCAATCATTTGGAAAAGCAATTAAGGTTTAttgatcaagaaatttcTGAAGCACGCAAGAAACATTATTCTGCAACTACGACAGCTTTTGTTACAATGGACTCCGTAGCAAATGCACAGATGGCTGCTCAAGCAGTTTTAGATCATCGCGTTCACTATTCAATCGCAAATCTAGCCCCAGCACCTCACGATATCAAATGGGAAAATGTTTGtttatcaagaaaagaaagactAACAAAAGTTTACTGCGTAACCGCATTCATAGGTCTCTCCAGTTTATTTCTCATTATTCCGGTGTCATACTTGGCGACGTTGTTGAATCTTAAGACAATATCAAGATTTTGGCCAAGTTTGGGTGCCCTACtaaaagagaacaaatgGGCGCAGAATTTAGTAACAGGACTGCTACCGACTTATTTATTCACCCTTTTGAATATAGTGATACCCTATTTTTACGAGTATTTGACCTCCCGCCAAGGCTTGGTTTCTCATAGTGAAGAAGAGTTGTCACTGGTTTCCAAGAACTTCTTCTATATATTTGTGAACTTGTTTTTGGTCTTTACTTTAGCCGGTACGGCTTCCAACTATTGGGGCTACTTGAGTGATACAACAAAAATAGCTTACCAGTTGGCTACTTCAGTAAAggaattttctttattttaCGTGGATTTGATTATATTACAAGGTATAGGTGTATTTCCATTCAAGCTTTTACTGGTCGGAAGTATGATTGGATTCCCTTTTGTGAAGATAAAGTCAAAAACGCCAAGACAGCAAAGAGAGCTTTACAATCCTCCaatcttcaactttggTTTGCAATTACCACAGCCCATATTAATTCTCATCATAACATTAATCTACAGCGTCATGAGTACAAAAATCCTGGTCTCTGGTTTAGcgtatttttttgttggtTTCTATGTTTACAAATATCAACTTATTTTCGCTACTGATCACCTACCTCATTCTACAGGTAAAGTCTGGCCTCTTATATACAGAAGAATCATGGCAGGGCTACTTTTATTTCAACTAACAATGGCAGGTACTTTAGCCGGTTTTGAAAGTGGCTGGATCCTCTCCTCCTGTCTGTTCCCTCTGCCTTTTATCACTTGCAGTTTTTGGTGggattttgaaaagcacTATATGCCTTTGGGTAAATACATTGCTCTGAGCTCTATACGTGAGCATGAGGAAGAGCATACATTAGTGTCTAGTCCGGCAGATACAGATACGTATGACTATCCATACCTCGTTCATGGATTAGAGGGACCAATATTagaataa
- the RVB1 gene encoding RuvB family ATP-dependent DNA helicase pontin (similar to Saccharomyces cerevisiae RVB1 (YDR190C); ancestral locus Anc_8.395), giving the protein MVAIAEIKDTNTGTNSPSGASLGGAARTAAHTHIKGLGLDERGIAKQVEGGFVGQVEAREACGIIVDLIKAKKMSGRAILLAGGPSTGKTALALAISQELGPKVPFCPLVGSELYSVEVKKTEALMENFRRAIGLRIKETKEVYEGEVTELTPEDAENPLGGYGKTISHVVVGLKSAKGTKTLRLDPTIYESIQREQVSVGDVIYIEANTGAVKRVGRSDAYATEFDLETEEYVPLPKGEVHKKKEIVQDVTLHDLDIANARPQGGQDVISIMGQLLKPKKTEITEKLRQEVNKVVAKYIDQGVAELVPGVLFIDEVNMLDIEIFTYLNKALESSIAPIVVLASNRGMTTVRGTEDVVSPHGIPPDLIDRLLIVRTLPYSRDEIRSIIDRRSKTENLQVDVSALDFFADMGTETSLRYVLQLLSPCGILAQTSGHKEITISDIQEAKSLFLDVKRSTQILESAANYL; this is encoded by the coding sequence ATGGTTGCAATTGCCGAAATTAAGGATACAAATACGGGCACCAACAGTCCCAGTGGGGCATCCTTGGGCGGAGCAGCCCGGACGGCAGCTCACACGCATATTAAAGGATTGGGTCTTGATGAGCGTGGGATTGCGAAACAGGTCGAAGGGGGATTCGTCGGGCAAGTTGAGGCTCGTGAAGCATGTGGCATAATTGTGGATTTGATCAAAGCCAAAAAGATGTCGGGAAGAGCTATACTTTTAGCTGGTGGTCCTTCCACCGGTAAGACAGCTCTTGCGTTGGCTATATCACAAGAGTTAGGACCCAAGGTTCCATTCTGTCCACTTGTAGGAAGTGAGCTCTATTCGGTTGAAGTTAAGAAAACGGAGGCCTTAAtggaaaatttcagaaggGCAATTGGCTTAAgaatcaaagaaacaaaagagGTCTACGAGGGTGAAGTGACTGAACTGACACCGGAAGATGCGGAGAATCCTCTAGGCGGCTACGGTAAGACTATATCGCATGTTGTAGTTGGACTGAAGTCCGCAAAGGGTACCAAAACTCTTAGATTGGATCCCACCATCTACGAGAGCATTCAGCGTGAACAAGTCAGCGTGGGGGACGTCATTTATATAGAAGCAAACACGGGTGCAGTTAAAAGAGTTGGAAGATCCGATGCGTATGCTACGGAATTTGATCTGGAAACAGAGGAATATGTACCATTGCCCAAGGGAGAAGTTCataagaagaaagagattgTCCAGGATGTGACATTGCATGATTTAGATATTGCAAATGCAAGGCCTCAAGGTGGACAAGACGTTATATCTATCATGGGACAATTGCTAaagccaaaaaaaactgaaataACGGAAAAATTAAGACAAGAGGTGAATAAAGTGGTAGCAAAATACATCGACCAAGGGGTTGCAGAGCTAGTCCCTGGTgttcttttcattgatgaGGTTAATATGTtggatattgaaattttcactTATTTGAACAAAGCGTTGGAATCAAGTATTGCCCCAATAGTAGTGTTGGCCTCCAACAGAGGTATGACTACCGTGCGTGGTACTGAAGATGTCGTTTCTCCGCATGGTATTCCTCCTGATTTAATCGATAGGCTATTGATTGTCCGCACTTTACCATACTCTAGAGATGAAATTCGCTCCATTATCGACAGAAGATCCAAGACCGAAAATTTACAGGTGGATGTTTCGGCATTAGATTTCTTCGCAGATATGGGTACCGAAACTTCTTTACGTTATGTTCTTCAGCTACTATCACCATGCGGTATATTGGCCCAAACTTCAGGTCACAAGGAAATTACAATTTCTGATATTCAAGAAGCTAAATCGCTCTTTTTAGATGTTAAGAGATCAACCCAAATACTGGAATCAGCTGCAAACTACTTGTAA
- the HST4 gene encoding NAD-dependent histone deacetylase HST4 (similar to Saccharomyces cerevisiae HST4 (YDR191W); ancestral locus Anc_8.396), with product MDQSTKVSPGSHSRSHSFPLTPPATVEKPSCDEIDETRTIKDIKPRKLFTKLRKNTRKPKLKHRPESGTVFDLDQYMNGLCGKKDAMNAAFVRYAFQHSKRIVVVIGAGVSVAAGIPDFRSSEGLFSILKGKHFSTGKDLFDFNKVYSSDEMSIAFNSMITKLHKMSSEAKPTQFHELLNRVSLEGRLQRLYTQNIDGLDTRLNDLQTRVPLEKPIPSTIQLHGSINHMVCNKCAKIAQLDPTIFKNELCDEENSTIIPTCRQCEEFESVREIAGLRLKGIGKLRPRVVLYNEIHPEGDIIGEVTGTDLKKKPDCLIIAGTSLKIPGVKNICRQFAQKVKSSNGIVLYMNKEMPSQSMIDHIGCVDLILLGDCQNVPQLLQDSTESF from the coding sequence ATGGATCAGTCCACTAAGGTATCACCGGGCTCTCACAGTAGAAGTCATAGCTTTCCGCTAACACCTCCAGCTACGGTGGAGAAGCCTAGCTGTGATGAGATCGACGAGACGCGTACGATAAAAGATATTAAGCCTAGAAAACTATTCACCAAGCTGCGAAAGAATACTAGAAAGCCCAAACTGAAGCATAGGCCAGAAAGCGGCACCGTTTTTGATTTAGATCAGTATATGAACGGACTGTGCGGTAAGAAAGATGCGATGAATGCAGCCTTTGTTCGATATGCCTTTCAGCATAGTAAGAGAATCGTGGTTGTCATCGGTGCTGGTGTCTCAGTGGCAGCCGGTATTCCGGATTTCAGATCAAGCGAAGGCCTTTTCTCCATTTTGAAGGGCaagcatttttcaactggCAAGGATCTTTTTGACTTTAATAAGGTATACTCCTCTGATGAAATGAGCATTGCGTTTAACAGCATGATTACCAAACTGCATAAGATGTCTAGCGAGGCCAAACCCACACAGTTTCATGAGCTGCTAAACAGAGTTTCCTTGGAAGGTAGGCTACAACGACTGTACACGCAGAATATAGACGGTTTGGATACCCGTTTGAACGATCTTCAGACAAGAGTTCCCCTAGAGAAGCCAATTCCATCCACCATTCAGCTTCATGGCAGTATAAATCATATGGTGTGCAATAAGTGTGCAAAAATCGCACAACTGGATCCAaccattttcaagaatgaaTTGTGTGACGAGGAAAATTCCACCATAATACCCACTTGTAGGCAGTGCGAGGAGTTTGAGTCTGTTAGAGAAATTGCGGGCCTGAGACTCAAGGGAATCGGAAAACTGAGACCACGAGTAGTTTTGTACAACGAAATACATCCAGAAGGTGATATTATAGGAGAGGTCACGGGCACTGATCTTAAGAAGAAACCTGATTGCCTAATCATTGCAGGCACATCCTTGAAAATACCTGGtgtcaaaaatatctgcAGACAATTCGCACAAAAAGTAAAATCTTCAAACGGCATTGTGCTTTACATGAACAAAGAAATGCCCTCACAAAGTATGATAGATCATATTGGTTGTGTAGATCTAATACTGCTGGGTGATTGTCAAAACGTACCACAACTTCTGCAAGATTCTACAgaatcattttga
- the GPN3 gene encoding putative signal sequence-binding GTPase GPN3 (similar to Saccharomyces cerevisiae YLR243W; ancestral locus Anc_8.397), whose product MSRVGVLVMGPAGAGKSTFCNEIISHMQTIGRRAHIVNLDPAAEPNKYEFTVDIRDLISLDDVMDELDLGPNGALIYCFEYLMKNLDWLDEEIGDYNDEYLIFDCPGQIELYTHIPVLPNIVRHLQNQLNFNLCATYLMEASFIVDNSKYFSGALCAMSAMILLELPHINVLSKIDMIKDSVNRKKLKRFLNPDPLLLADETNEETNPRFKYLNQCIANLVDDFGMVQFLPLEAKNPDSISTILSYVDDVTQWAEAQEQKEPNDQIEIEDM is encoded by the coding sequence ATGTCTCGGGTAGGCGTTTTGGTGATGGGCCCTGCTGGTGCGGGGAAGAGTACGTTTTGTAATGAGATCATTTCACATATGCAAACTATAGGACGCAGAGCACATATTGTCAACTTAGATCCCGCAGCAGAGCCTAACAAATACGAATTCACAGTTGATATTAGGGACCTGATATCACTGGACGATGTGATGGATGAACTTGATTTGGGCCCCAATGGTGCTTTAATATATTGTTTTGAGtacttgatgaaaaacttgGACTGGCtggatgaagaaattggagATTATAATGATGAATATTTAATCTTCGACTGTCCCGGCCAAATCGAACTGTACACTCATATTCCAGTATTGCCTAATATCGTGCGCCATTTGCAGAAccaattgaatttcaatctATGCGCTACGTATCTTATGGAAGCGTCATTCATAGTGGACAATTCTAAATATTTCAGTGGAGCCCTGTGTGCGATGTCAGCAATGATATTGCTGGAGTTGCCGCATATCAATGTTCTGAGCAAAATAGACATGATAAAGGACAGTGTTaacagaaaaaagttgaagagaTTCTTGAATCCAGATCCTCTTTTGCTAGCAGATGAAACGAATGAAGAGACTAATCCAAGATTCAAGTACCTCAACCAATGCATAGCCAATCTTGTTGACGACTTTGGAATGGTTCAGTTTTTACCTCTCGAGGCAAAAAATCCAGACAGTATCTCAACAATTCTTTCGTATGTCGACGATGTTACACAATGGGCAGAGGCTCAGGAACAAAAGGAACCTAATGATCAAATAGAAATAGAAGATATGTAA
- the ARV1 gene encoding sterol homeostasis protein ARV1 (similar to Saccharomyces cerevisiae ARV1 (YLR242C); ancestral locus Anc_8.399) — protein sequence MICIECTTPVTSLYVVYANNHIQLTECPNCHKYVDKYVEMDHVILFIDLLLLKSGAYRHLVYNSLENELSKYKEWDIKKGRPLEMAKSICENLKNWFLKFDRLNRIWVLLIAFEIYLTWVTEERKYSLFLNGDTFNSRFALKDLMMNKVFSWNPLYQYLYFAVRCMIDISIFHGLTSYLLLHWLKWGKDVKYAKDVLSYAILLSYGAKIFPILMLIWPYDNVVSMNIIKWIANLYIVESLQIVTNLPYSSIFEVLFVVSIAKWFLVKSLLMFFIAEGCIGQTLIYLNSEIQFSFQKFAIMENFFLL from the coding sequence ATGATATGTATTGAATGTACAACCCCTGTTACGTCGCTCTATGTCGTTTATGCTAATAATCACATTCAATTGACGGAATGTCCCAACTGTCATAAGTACGTGGATAAATATGTGGAAATGGACCATGTCATACTATTCATAGATCTTTTATTGCTGAAATCAGGGGCTTACAGACATCTAGTGTACAATTCTTTAGAGAATGAATTGTCTAAGTACAAAGAATGGGACATCAAGAAAGGGAGACCATTAGAAATGGCTAAATCTATATGTGAGAATCTGAAAAACTGGTTTTTAAAGTTCGATCGCCTAAACAGAATATGGGTATTACTGATAGCCTTTGAGATATACTTGACGTGGGTTACCGAGGAACGAAAATACagtctttttttaaatggGGACACTTTCAACAGCAGATTTGCTTTGAAGGACCTTATGATGAATAAGGTGTTCTCATGGAATCCATTATATCAGTATCTCTATTTTGCGGTGCGATGTATGATTGACATAAGCATTTTCCATGGTCTGACCAGTTATTTGCTTCTGCACTGGTTGAAATGGGGCAAAGATGTGAAATATGCAAAAGATGTTTTATCTTATGCCATACTTCTATCCTATGGAGCAAAAATTTTCCCAATACTGATGCTGATATGGCCGTATGACAACGTCGTCTCAATGAATATTATTAAATGGATTGCCAATTTATATATAGTTGAGTCCTTGCAAATTGTCACCAATTTACCCtattcatcaatttttgaagtgCTTTTTGTAGTGTCGATTGCAAAGTGGTTTTTGGTGAAGTCCTTGCTGATGTTTTTTATTGCTGAAGGATGCATAGGACAGACTTTGATCTACTTGAATTCAGAAATTCAATTcagctttcaaaagttcGCAATTAtggaaaacttttttctcttatAA
- the NUP42 gene encoding FG-nucleoporin NUP42 (similar to Saccharomyces cerevisiae NUP42 (YDR192C); ancestral locus Anc_8.398) yields MSYYNNTSSIPCKYFQQGRCNRGNSCKFAHVYTNNNSGSGQRPANDEGISAADLYRSFVNPSSLNKIEKSILSGLQDAEHFQMKPLSSAYSYGLPCAVNLISGRDYSQEESRYQYYQSQKNGLVTQYEVEMRSRESDMQKCFAHIRSHPDWAARFLQKKTKDLVETGQLSIKKDFVDFELNLGNSGFQNLSAPGQGGNPFTAGKPAFGSTPSSGPVEAFGGNTTSNTGAFGQPSFGKGGGAFGTPANSSNAGRSAFGVPTFGTSLSGAGQNNAPSAFGKPAFDPTPSTSAFGNTAASNPGQFNAFGTSMGSGSVFGKPQFGTAPSQTTALGVSSNQTGAFGTPSFQKQNDNNAFGSASFGSASFGSHNITTTAPPLGSAQNASMPSPFSNLQNGQNATASTNPPAGSPFASLQNKTSTSPFGTIPNNTSAFNNKASVNETSSSPFGSLNQGNSLGVQSSPFGSLQSNTASNTFGSKPSPFGSTGQSPFATQTNTSTTAQNPFVKPNVNGISALNSMNARNATASNMHSLYQNFVQGLPSKDEKLTASDLDSHTLARFESETFSLGDVPDIPPPSALIVHN; encoded by the coding sequence ATGTCATACTATAACAATACTAGTAGCATTCCGTGCAAGTATTTCCAGCAGGGAAGATGCAACAGAGGGAACAGCTGCAAATTTGCGCACGTTTACactaataataatagtgGAAGCGGGCAAAGGCCTGCAAACGACGAAGGGATATCGGCAGCAGACCTTTACAGGAGCTTTGTAAATCCCAGCTCACtgaataaaattgaaaagtcgATCTTGAGTGGTTTGCAAGATGCGGagcattttcaaatgaaaccGCTAAGTAGTGCTTACAGTTACGGTTTACCCTGTGCCGTAAATCTAATTAGTGGAAGAGATTATTCACAAGAAGAATCAAGATATCAATACTACCAGtcacaaaaaaatggtctCGTTACCCAATATGAAGTTGAAATGCGCTCTCGAGAAAGCGATATGCAAAAATGTTTTGCACATATCAGATCTCACCCAGACTGGGCTGCAAGATTTCTACAAAAGAAGACTAAAGATTTGGTAGAGACTGGCCAGCTCAGTATAAAGAAAGACTTTGTTGATTTCGAATTGAATTTGGGGAACTCTGGCTTCCAAAACTTAAGTGCACCTGGTCAAGGCGGAAATCCATTTACAGCTGGAAAGCCTGCATTCGGCTCTACACCTTCCTCTGGACCGGTAGAGGCATTTGGTGGGAACACTACCAGTAACACCGGCGCATTTGGCCAACCATCATTTGGTAAAGGCGGTGGAGCGTTTGGGACTCCAGCGAATAGTTCGAATGCGGGCAGATCTGCCTTCGGAGTGCCGACTTTTGGGACTAGCTTAAGCGGAGCGGGGCAGAATAATGCACCGAGCGCTTTCGGTAAACCAGCGTTTGACCCCACTCCTTCCACATCTGCATTTGGCAATACAGCAGCATCGAATCCAGGACAGTTCAATGCGTTCGGTACCTCTATGGGTTCCGGCTCTGTTTTTGGAAAACCACAATTTGGAACTGCTCCGTCCCAAACCACAGCACTTGGAGTGAGCAGCAATCAAACAGGGGCGTTTGGAACcccatcttttcaaaagcaaaaCGATAACAACGCATTCGGATCAGCGTCATTCGGATCAGCATCATTCGGATCTCACAATATTACTACAACCGCCCCGCCATTGGGATCAGCTCAAAACGCTAGCATGCCGTCGCCTTTCtcaaatttgcaaaatggTCAAAATGCAACTGCTTCTACTAATCCTCCTGCTGGATCACCGTTTGCATCATTACAAAATAAAACCTCAACATCGCCCTTTGGGACGATACCAAACAACACCAGTGCCTTCAACAATAAAGCCTCAGTAAATGAGACTTCGTCTTCACCATTTGGTTCTCTCAACCAAGGTAACTCTTTGGGTGTCCAATCATCGCCGTTTGGTTCTTTGCAGTCAAATACCGCCTCAAACACATTTGGTTCAAAGCCGTCGCCTTTCGGATCAACTGGCCAATCACCGTTTGCAACTCAAACCAATACTAGCACGACTGCACAGAATCCTTTCGTGAAACCTAACGTCAATGGCATTAGTGCCTTGAATAGCATGAATGCCCGTAATGCAACTGCCTCCAACATGCACTCTTTGTATCAAAACTTCGTGCAAGGACTACCCTCGAAGGACGAGAAATTGACTGCTAGCGACCTTGACAGTCATACTCTCGCAAGATTTGAATCAGAGACCTTCAGTCTAGGAGATGTCCCTGATATACCACCACCATCGGCGCTAATTGTTCATAATTAA
- the SLY1 gene encoding syntaxin-binding protein (similar to Saccharomyces cerevisiae SLY1 (YDR189W); ancestral locus Anc_8.394), giving the protein MQKNAILKMLFLNKDNVDPNLDETFNEEDLQWKALVMDVKSTAIVSSVLRVNNLLKAGVTVHSLIQQARAPLPDVPVVYFVTPNQENINLIVQDIKEDKYANYYVNLTSSLSRDLLEDFAQQVCSTARSDRIKQVFDQYLDFIVTEPELFSLDLPRSYTVLNNPSSTEEIITQLCDHVATGLFNVVMTTLSIPIIRAPKGGPAEIVAEKLGAKLRDFVINTRTATNSVLEGDSLERCVMIILDRNIDFSCIFSHSWIYQCMVFDVFKLTKNTIAIPSKTAEGGELLKKYDIEPNDFFWKENAHLPFPEAAENVEAALSAYKEEAAEITRKTGVSNLTDLDPNSNSDTVQMQEVVKKLPQLAARKNIIDVHMNIFAALLSQLESKSLDTFFEVEQDPDNAKTRTRFIEILKDGKTNNMEDKLRSFIVLYLSSSNGLPQDFVKEVEAYFSGNEFYSSALKYVYKLRQFMQLSNKTLQNKSLEDGTSKASAGGNLSLSGLYGLTEGRLQGGVGSLISGIKKLLPEKKTIPITNVVEAIMDPLNSSQKNLETTDDYLYFDPRITRGSHTKKPKRQSYNKSIVFVVGGGNYLEYQNLQEWAHSQLHNPKSVMYGSTSISTPSEFLSEISELA; this is encoded by the exons ATGCAGAAGA ATGCAATTCTTAAGATGctgtttttgaacaaagaTAACGTTGACCCTAATTTAGATGAAACTTTTAATGAGGAAGATTTGCAATGGAAGGCACTAGTCATGGATGTCAAGAGCACAGCGATTGTGTCGTCTGTGCTGCGTGTCAATAACCTTTTAAAAGCAGGCGTCACTGTTCATTCTTTGATCCAACAAGCAAGGGCACCATTACCTGATGTTCCAGTTGTTTACTTTGTGACACCTAATCAGGAAAATATTAATCTGATAGTGCAGGACATAAAAGAAGACAAATATGCCAATTATTACGTCAATCTCACATCATCTTTAAGCAGAGATCTATTAGAAGACTTTGCACAACAAGTCTGTTCAACAGCAAGATCAGATCGGATAAAACAAGTGTTCGATCAGTATTTGGACTTTATCGTGACCGAACCAGAGCTATTTTCTTTGGATCTTCCCCGCTCTTACACGGTATTAAACAACCCAAGCTCGACAGAAGAAATCATCACCCAACTATGTGATCACGTTGCGACTGGTTTATTCAACGTTGTCATGACCACATTGTCAATTCCAATTATAAGAGCGCCAAAGGGTGGCCCTGCTGAGATTGTCGCAGAAAAACTAGGAGCTAAATTACGAGACTTTGTGATCAATACACGGACAGCCACTAATTCAGTGCTCGAAGGGGATTCTTTAGAGAGATGTGTTATGATCATACTTGATAGAAATATCGACTTTAGTTGCATTTTTTCGCATTCTTGGATATATCAGTGTATGGtatttgatgtttttaAGTTGACAAAGAATACCATTGCGATACCAAGTAAAACAGCAGAAGGTGGTGAactattaaaaaaatatgatattGAACCTAATGATTTCTTCTGGAAAGAAAACGCACATTTGCCTTTCCCAGAGGCTGCTGAAAATGTCGAAGCTGCTCTCTCTGCCTATAAGGAAGAAGCCGCTGAAATAACCAGAAAGACTGGTGTTTCCAATTTAACTGATTTGGATCCTAACTCAAATAGTGACACCGTTCAAATGCAGGAAGtggtgaaaaaattgcCCCAATTAGCTGCCAGAAAGAATATTATCGATGTTCACATGAATATCTTTGCCGCACTACTGTCTCAGTTGGAGAGCAAATCTTTGGATACATTCTTTGAAGTTGAGCAGGACCCAGATAATGCaaaaacaagaacaagatttattgaaattctaAAGGATGGCAAAACCAACAATATGGAAGACAAACTTAGATCATTTATTGTACTTTATTTAAGCTCTTCCAATGGGCTGCCTCAAGATTTTGTTAAAGAAGTAGAGGCCTATTTTTCAGGTAACGAATTCTACTCTAGTGCTTTGAAATATGTCTACAAATTAAGACAATTTATGCAATTATCAAATAAGACACTGCAAAATAAATCTTTGGAAGACGGGACAAGCAAAGCTTCAGCGGGTGGCAATTTATCACTTTCTGGTCTATATGGTCTCACTGAGGGGAGATTGCAAGGTGGGGTTGGTAGTTTGATATCGGGAATCAAAAAGCTATTACCCGAGAAGAAAACTATTCCAATAACAAATGTTGTGGAAGCAATAATGGATCCGTTGAACAGTTCCCAGAAAAATTTAGAAACCACAGATGATTATTTGTATTTTGATCCTCGTATTACAAGAGGATCTCACACAAAAAAGCCTAAAAGACAATCTTATAACAAATCTATTGTATTTGTAGTAGGTGGAGGTAACTACTTGgaatatcaaaatttacAAGAATGGGCTCATTCACAATTACATAATCCCAAGAGTGTTATGTATGGTAGCACCTCTATCTCAACGCCCAGTGAATTCCTAAGTGAGATATCCGAGTTAGCGTAA